Proteins encoded together in one Sphingomonas radiodurans window:
- a CDS encoding type III PLP-dependent enzyme, with protein sequence MYQDHRALGLAPLSTVAPTFVSGALDIAQAKPVQPVTLVRPHAAARAARFFVEKFPGRSMYAVKANPSPELIRILWDNGITHYDVASIAEVRLVARTLPDATLCFMHPVKAEEAIAEAYFTHGVRTFSLDSLEELEKIMLATRNAADLTLCVRLRVSSEHSKLSLASKFGVAPHEAKPLLFAARQAADALGICFHVGSQAMTPEAYADAMERVRAAIVDAAVTVDVIDVGGGFPSSYPGMEPPPLERFFETIHRAFESLPISYSAELWAEPGRALCAEYASLIVRVEKRRGNELYINDGAYGALFDAAHIGWRFPVNLLREPQSTVRDHPFSFYGPTCDDLDHMAGPFLLPADVVAGDYFEIGMLGAYGSAMRTAFNGFGSDETVIVEDEPMASLYVDVEDEVASNVVKL encoded by the coding sequence TTGTACCAGGATCATCGCGCGCTGGGGCTAGCGCCCCTATCGACCGTCGCTCCAACCTTTGTTTCGGGCGCCCTCGACATCGCACAAGCCAAGCCGGTTCAGCCGGTTACTCTTGTTCGTCCGCATGCCGCGGCACGTGCCGCCCGGTTCTTCGTCGAGAAGTTCCCGGGACGCTCAATGTATGCCGTGAAAGCCAATCCCTCGCCGGAGCTGATCCGGATCCTGTGGGATAACGGCATCACCCATTACGACGTCGCCTCGATCGCCGAGGTGCGGCTGGTCGCGCGTACGCTGCCCGACGCCACCTTGTGCTTCATGCACCCGGTGAAGGCCGAGGAAGCGATCGCCGAGGCGTATTTCACGCATGGCGTGCGTACGTTCAGCCTCGATTCGCTCGAAGAGCTCGAGAAGATCATGCTCGCCACGCGTAACGCCGCGGACTTGACGCTGTGCGTCCGGCTGCGCGTGTCGTCCGAGCACTCGAAGCTCAGCCTCGCGTCGAAGTTCGGCGTGGCGCCGCACGAGGCCAAGCCGTTGCTGTTCGCAGCGCGGCAGGCCGCGGACGCGCTTGGCATCTGCTTCCACGTCGGCAGCCAGGCAATGACGCCCGAAGCCTATGCGGATGCGATGGAGCGCGTGCGTGCGGCGATTGTCGACGCAGCAGTGACGGTCGACGTCATCGACGTCGGTGGTGGGTTCCCCTCCTCCTATCCGGGGATGGAGCCGCCGCCACTAGAGCGTTTCTTCGAGACGATCCATCGCGCGTTCGAAAGCCTGCCGATCAGCTACTCCGCTGAGCTGTGGGCCGAGCCGGGTCGTGCGCTGTGCGCCGAATATGCCTCGCTGATCGTGCGCGTGGAGAAGCGCCGCGGCAACGAGCTGTATATAAACGATGGCGCTTACGGTGCGCTGTTCGATGCGGCACACATCGGCTGGCGCTTTCCGGTTAACCTGCTGCGCGAGCCGCAGTCGACGGTGCGCGATCATCCGTTCTCGTTCTACGGCCCGACCTGCGACGATCTCGATCACATGGCAGGTCCGTTCCTGCTGCCGGCAGACGTCGTTGCTGGCGACTATTTCGAGATCGGCATGCTCGGTGCCTATGGCTCGGCGATGCGCACCGCGTTCAATGGCTTCGGGTCGGACGAGACGGTGATCGTCGAAGACGAACCGATGGCGTCGCTCTACGTCGACGTGGAAGACGAAGTCGCGTCGAACGTCGTCAAGCTGTAA
- a CDS encoding threonine ammonia-lyase — MTIVRQPTRAGVRDAAAKIAAILPPTPIFVQEIRGVPVAFKAESLQPVGAFKIRGAWHRLTALDVEARARGVVAFSSGNHAQGVAWAAKRLGMAATIVMPADAPRAKVEGTLALGAEVVSYDRATESREQIAARLAEARGATLVPSFDDAWIIEGQGSAGIEAGAQMEAAGLGAPTMVVVPCGGGGLAAGIVLALPNAAITVVEPEGWDDMRRSLEASWILPVGDTPPPTACDALMTKQVSSLTFDILSRRDATGIAVGEQEIAAAQRWAAEKLRLVVEPGGAVGLAAVLTGKITPVAGMLVVLSGGNVDIDGYARALAAR; from the coding sequence GTGACAATTGTGCGACAGCCTACCCGCGCCGGCGTGCGTGATGCAGCGGCGAAGATCGCCGCGATCCTTCCGCCTACACCGATCTTTGTTCAGGAAATCAGGGGGGTGCCGGTCGCCTTTAAGGCTGAGTCGCTGCAACCGGTTGGCGCGTTCAAGATTCGTGGCGCTTGGCATCGGCTGACCGCGCTGGACGTCGAGGCGCGAGCACGTGGCGTGGTCGCCTTTTCGAGCGGCAATCATGCGCAGGGGGTCGCCTGGGCGGCGAAGCGGCTCGGCATGGCGGCGACGATCGTGATGCCGGCGGATGCGCCGCGCGCAAAGGTGGAAGGAACTCTGGCGCTGGGCGCTGAGGTGGTCAGCTATGATCGCGCGACCGAATCGCGCGAACAGATCGCCGCGCGGCTCGCCGAAGCACGCGGCGCCACGCTCGTCCCGAGCTTCGACGATGCGTGGATCATCGAGGGGCAGGGGTCGGCCGGGATTGAGGCGGGCGCGCAGATGGAGGCGGCGGGGCTCGGCGCGCCGACGATGGTGGTGGTGCCGTGCGGCGGCGGTGGCTTGGCGGCGGGGATCGTGCTGGCGCTGCCCAACGCCGCAATCACCGTTGTCGAGCCCGAAGGGTGGGATGACATGCGTCGAAGCCTTGAGGCGAGCTGGATCCTCCCAGTTGGCGACACGCCGCCGCCGACCGCGTGCGACGCGCTGATGACCAAACAGGTTTCATCGCTGACGTTCGACATCCTCTCGCGGCGCGACGCCACAGGCATCGCCGTGGGCGAGCAGGAGATCGCCGCAGCGCAGCGTTGGGCAGCGGAGAAGCTGCGGTTGGTGGTCGAGCCGGGCGGGGCGGTGGGGCTTGCCGCCGTGCTGACGGGGAAGATCACGCCTGTAGCGGGGATGCTGGTGGTGCTGTCGGGGGGCAACGTGGACATAGACGGCTATGCGCGCGCGCTTGCCGCGCGCTAG